In Musa acuminata AAA Group cultivar baxijiao chromosome BXJ3-9, Cavendish_Baxijiao_AAA, whole genome shotgun sequence, a single genomic region encodes these proteins:
- the LOC103975045 gene encoding pentatricopeptide repeat-containing protein At2g01740-like has translation MPREALEFFAKLQKLSRFPSHYACNRHLHRLTTGSLGDVALKLLCALVSRGFRPDISALNSAVSLLARNGGPRSAQAFVDAAFPVLGCTPDVVTFNSLVDGYCRADDLLGASVILRSMQSCGPRPDVVTYNT, from the coding sequence ATGCCAAGAGAAGCTCTAGAGTTCTTTGCCAAGCTCCAAAAGCTCTCCCGCTTCCCCTCCCACTACGCCTGCAATCGCCACCTCCACCGCCTGACCACCGGctccctcggcgacgtcgccctcAAGCTCCTCTGCGCTCTCGTCTCCCGTGGATTCCGCCCCGATATTTCTGCCCTCAATTCCGCCGTCTCCCTCCTCGCCAGGAACGGTGGCCCCCGGTCCGCCCAGGCCTTCGTGGACGCCGCTTTTCCCGTCCTCGGCTGCACCCCCGATGTCGTCACCTTTAACTCCCTCGTCGACGGTTACTGTCGTGCCGATGACTTGCTCGGTGCCTCCGTCATCTTGAGGAGTATGCAGTCGTGTGGGCCCCGTCCCGACGTCGTCACCTACAACACATGA